From a single Lolium rigidum isolate FL_2022 chromosome 7, APGP_CSIRO_Lrig_0.1, whole genome shotgun sequence genomic region:
- the LOC124677479 gene encoding scarecrow-like protein 8: MEPWRDPRQPYLYGLGSPMHMPPQQQRPDPAVGGVLKRSLGEIERWQHQRQVALQQDLYMRAVRQRTVAANSPHVSPLSSVDIAAVLGSHHQQQQQPLIFSGSPSSALSSLTTASRAAIPLIQQHVHRQAQFAPPPTSVQAHVFGAATRAPPAPSAPSGGSELSILQELEKQLLGDDDDDQAAEAEPAMSGTGSTLTSSEWEDTIQRLNSITAAAPSPPPSFPAAATTPNNNNSNYNAGMTRSPSNSSTSTASSSASCSPPISATTSRQLLSEAALAIADGNLEAAAASLATLKRGGAGDNAEHRLAATMAGALSSRIAPSAPASAQRDLADLCGAEHRTGCQFLHDVSPCFRLALDAANISIADAVAGHRAVHLVDFDVSGPQHAALIQRLADRRVSSLRVTAVIDPTSPFTQCVATTLPAVGERLRKLAERAGVEYRFRVVSCRAAEIEASRLGCEPGEALAVNLAFALSHVPDESVSPANPRDELLRRVRALGPRVVTLVEQELNSNTAPLATRFTDASAHYGAILDSLDATATAGPDRARAEEAVAKMAANAVGRDGADRLERCEVFGKWRARFGMAGFRPVALSPGIADQVMARAGTPPPPGLVVKPDNGVLRLGWMGRVVAVASAWR, encoded by the coding sequence ATGGAGCCCTGGCGCGATCCCAGGCAGCCCTACCTCTACGGCCTCGGATCGCCCATGCACatgccgccgcagcagcagcgcCCCGACCCGGCCGTCGGCGGGGTGCTCAAGCGCAGCCTCGGCGAGATCGAGCGCTGGCAGCACCAGCGCCAGGTCGCGCTGCAGCAGGACCTCTACATGCGCGCCGTCAGGCAGCGTACGGTCGCCGCCAACTCGCCCCACGTCTCGCCGCTCTCCTCCGTCGACATCGCCGCCGTGCTAGGGTCtcaccaccagcagcagcagcagcccctGATTTTCTCCGGCTCGCCGTCGTCCGCGCTGTCGTCCCTCACGACCGCGTCCAGGGCCGCGATCCCGCTGATCCAGCAGCACGTTCATCGGCAGGCGCAgttcgcgccgccgccgacgtccgtGCAGGCGCATGTCTTTGGGGCGGCCACGAGGGCGCCACCGGCTCCATCGGCTCCGTCGGGCGGGAGCGAGCTCTCAATCCTGCAGGAGCTGGAGAAGCAGCTGctgggcgacgacgacgacgaccaggCGGCGGAAGCGGAGCCGGCCATGAGCGGGACGGGGTCCACGCTCACCAGCTCCGAGTGGGAGGACACCATCCAGCGCCTCAACTccatcaccgccgccgcgccgtctcctccaccctcCTTCCCCGCCGCTGCGACAACtccaaacaacaacaacagcaactacaacgcGGGGATGACGCGGTCGCCGTCAAACTCCTCCACCTCCACGGCGTCCTCCTCAGCCTCCTGCTCCCCGCCGATCTCCGCCACCACGTCGCGCCAGCTGCTCTCGGAGGCCGCGCTCGCCATCGCGGACGGCAacctggaggcggcggccgcgAGCCTCGCGACCCTcaagcgcggcggcgccggcgacaaCGCGGAGCACCGGCTGGCGGCCACGATGGCGGGCGCCCTGTCCTCGCGCATTGCGCCCAGCGCCCCCGCCTCGGCGCAGCGGGACCTCGCGGACCTCTGCGGCGCGGAGCACCGCACCGGGTGCCAGTTCCTCCACGACGTCTCGCCCTGCTTCCGCCTGGCCCTCGACGCCGCCAACATCTCCATAGCCGACGCCGTCGCCGGCCACCGCGCCGTGCACCTCGTCGACTTCGACGTCAGCGGGCCGCAGCACGCGGCGCTCATCCAGCGCCTGGCCGACCGGCGCGTGTCGTCCCTGAGGGTGACGGCCGTGATCGACCCCACCTCGCCCTTCACGCAGTGTGTTGCTACGACGCTCCCCGCCGTCGGGGAGCGGCTCCGGAAGCTGGCGGAGCGGGCCGGGGTAGAGTACCGGTTCCGGGTGGTCAGCTGCAGGGCGGCGGAGATCGAGGCGTCGAGGCTCGGGTGCGAGCCCGGGGAGGCGCTGGCGGTCAACCTCGCCTTCGCGCTGTCGCACGTGCCCGACGAGAGCGTGTCGCCGGCGAACCCGCGCGACGAGCTCCTCCGCCGGGTGCGCGCGCTCGGCCCGCGGGTCGTGACGCTCGTTGAGCAGGAGCTCAACTCCAACACCGCCCCGCTGGCCACCCGCTTCACGGACGCGTCGGCGCACTACGGGGCCATCCTCGACTCGCTGGACGCCACGGCGACGGCGGGCCCGGACAGGgcgcgcgcggaggaggccgTGGCGAAGATGGCGGCCAACGCGGTGGGCCGGGACGGCGCCGACCGGCTTGAGCGGTGCGAGGTGTTCGGCAAATGGCGCGCGAGGTTCGGCATGGCCGGGTTCCGGCCCGTGGCGCTCTCCCCGGGCATTGCCGACCAGGTCATGGCGCGCGCCGGCACGCCCCCGCCGCCAGGCCTCGTCGTGAAGCCGGACAACGGCGTGCTCCGCCTCGGATGGATGGGGCGCGTGGTGGCCGTCGCCTCCGCCTGGCGTTGA